The following proteins are co-located in the Mus pahari chromosome 14, PAHARI_EIJ_v1.1, whole genome shotgun sequence genome:
- the Coro6 gene encoding coronin-6 isoform X5 — protein sequence MSRRVVRQSKFRHVFGQAAKADQAYEDIRVSKVTWDSAFCAVNPKFLAIIVEAGGGGAFIVLPLAKTGRVDKNYPLVTGHTGPVLDIDWCPHNDNVIASASDDTTVMVWQIPDYTPVRNITEPVITLEGHSKRVGILSWHPTARNVLLSAGGDNVIIIWNVGTGEVLLSLDDIHPDVIHSVCWNSNGSLLATTCKDKTLRIIDPRKSQVVAERARPHEGARPLRAVFTADGKLLSTGFSRMSERQLALWDPNNFEEPVALQEMDTSNGVLLPFYDPDSSIVYLCGKGDSSIRYFEITEEPPFVHYLNTFSSKEPQRGMGFMPKRGLDVSKCEIARFYKLHERKCEPIIMTVPRKSDLFQDDLYPDTPGPEPALEADEWLSGQDAEPVLISLKEGYVPPKHRELRVTKRNILDVRPPASPRRSQSASEAPLSQQHTLETLLEEIKALRERVQAQEERITALENMLCELVDGTD from the exons ATGAGCCGGCGTGTTGTTCGGCAGAGCAAGTTCCGCCATGTATTTGGTCAGGCAGCAAAGGCTGACCAAGCCTATGAGGACATCCGGGTATCCAAGGTCACATGGGACAGCGCCTTCTGTGCCGTCAACCCCAAATTTCTAGCCATTAttgtggaggctggaggtggaGGTGCCTTCATCGTCCTGCCTCTGGCCAAG ACAGGACGAGTGGATAAGAACTACCCACTGGTCACTGGGCACACTGGCCCTGTGCTGGACATTGACTGGTGCCCACACAATGACAACGTCATCGCCAGTGCCTCAGATGACACCACTGTCATG GTGTGGCAGATTCCAGACTACACCCCTGTGAGAAACATCACAGAACCTGTCATCACACTCGAGGGCCACTCCAAGCGTGTGGGCATCCTATCTTGGCATCCTACTGCCAGGAATGTCCTGCTCAGTGCAG GTGGTGATAATGTGATCATCATCTGGAATGTGGGCACTGGGGAGGTACTGCTGAGCCTGGACGACATACACCCTGACGTCATCCACAGTGTGTGTTGGAACAGCAATGGTAGCTTGCTGGCCACCACATGCAAGGACAAGACCTTGCGCATCATTGACCCCCGGAAGAGTCAAGTGGTTGCG GAGCGAGCCCGGCCTCACGAGGGCGCCCGCCCACTGCGGGCCGTCTTCACCGCAGACGGGAAGCTGCTCAGCACCGGCTTCAGCAGGATGAGTGAGCGGCAACTCGCACTCTGGGACCCG AACAATTTCGAAGAGCCAGTGGCCCTGCAGGAGATGGACACAAGCAACGGAGTGTTACTACCATTCTACGATCCTGACTCAAGCATCGTCTACTTGTGTGGCAAG GGTGACAGTAGCATTCGGTACTTTGAAATTACGGAAGAACCACCTTTCGTGCATTATCTGAACACATTTAGCAGCAAAGAACCGCAACGGGGTATGGGTTTCATGCCCAAGCGGGGACTGGATGTCAGCAAATGTGAAATCGCCAG GTTCTACAAGCTGCACGAACGAAAGTGTGAACCCATCATCATGACTGTACCTCGAAAG TCAGACCTGTTCCAGGATGACCTATACCCAGACACGCCTGGCCCCGAGCCTGCCCTGGAAGCTGATGAGTGGCTATCGGGTCAGGATGCAGAACCTGTGCTCATTTCGCTGAAGGAAGGCTACGTTCCTCCCAAACATCGTGAGCTCCGGGTCACCAAACGCAACATCCTAGATGTGCGCCCGCCGGCCAGTCCTCGGCGCAGCCAGTCCGCCAGCGAGGCCCCCTTGTCG CAGCAGCACACCCTGGAGACATTGCTGGAGGAGATCAAGGCCCTCCGAGAGCGAGTGCAGGCCCAAGAGGAGCGCATCACTGCATTGGAAAACATGCTCTGTGAGCTGGTGGACGGCACGGACTAG
- the Coro6 gene encoding coronin-6 isoform X4, translating to MSRRVVRQSKFRHVFGQAAKADQAYEDIRVSKVTWDSAFCAVNPKFLAIIVEAGGGGAFIVLPLAKTGRVDKNYPLVTGHTGPVLDIDWCPHNDNVIASASDDTTVMVWQIPDYTPVRNITEPVITLEGHSKRVGILSWHPTARNVLLSAGGDNVIIIWNVGTGEVLLSLDDIHPDVIHSVCWNSNGSLLATTCKDKTLRIIDPRKSQVVANNFEEPVALQEMDTSNGVLLPFYDPDSSIVYLCGKGDSSIRYFEITEEPPFVHYLNTFSSKEPQRGMGFMPKRGLDVSKCEIARFYKLHERKCEPIIMTVPRKSDLFQDDLYPDTPGPEPALEADEWLSGQDAEPVLISLKEGYVPPKHRELRVTKRNILDVRPPASPRRSQSASEAPLSQHTLETLLEEIKALRERVQAQEERITALENMLCELVDGTD from the exons ATGAGCCGGCGTGTTGTTCGGCAGAGCAAGTTCCGCCATGTATTTGGTCAGGCAGCAAAGGCTGACCAAGCCTATGAGGACATCCGGGTATCCAAGGTCACATGGGACAGCGCCTTCTGTGCCGTCAACCCCAAATTTCTAGCCATTAttgtggaggctggaggtggaGGTGCCTTCATCGTCCTGCCTCTGGCCAAG ACAGGACGAGTGGATAAGAACTACCCACTGGTCACTGGGCACACTGGCCCTGTGCTGGACATTGACTGGTGCCCACACAATGACAACGTCATCGCCAGTGCCTCAGATGACACCACTGTCATG GTGTGGCAGATTCCAGACTACACCCCTGTGAGAAACATCACAGAACCTGTCATCACACTCGAGGGCCACTCCAAGCGTGTGGGCATCCTATCTTGGCATCCTACTGCCAGGAATGTCCTGCTCAGTGCAG GTGGTGATAATGTGATCATCATCTGGAATGTGGGCACTGGGGAGGTACTGCTGAGCCTGGACGACATACACCCTGACGTCATCCACAGTGTGTGTTGGAACAGCAATGGTAGCTTGCTGGCCACCACATGCAAGGACAAGACCTTGCGCATCATTGACCCCCGGAAGAGTCAAGTGGTTGCG AACAATTTCGAAGAGCCAGTGGCCCTGCAGGAGATGGACACAAGCAACGGAGTGTTACTACCATTCTACGATCCTGACTCAAGCATCGTCTACTTGTGTGGCAAG GGTGACAGTAGCATTCGGTACTTTGAAATTACGGAAGAACCACCTTTCGTGCATTATCTGAACACATTTAGCAGCAAAGAACCGCAACGGGGTATGGGTTTCATGCCCAAGCGGGGACTGGATGTCAGCAAATGTGAAATCGCCAG GTTCTACAAGCTGCACGAACGAAAGTGTGAACCCATCATCATGACTGTACCTCGAAAG TCAGACCTGTTCCAGGATGACCTATACCCAGACACGCCTGGCCCCGAGCCTGCCCTGGAAGCTGATGAGTGGCTATCGGGTCAGGATGCAGAACCTGTGCTCATTTCGCTGAAGGAAGGCTACGTTCCTCCCAAACATCGTGAGCTCCGGGTCACCAAACGCAACATCCTAGATGTGCGCCCGCCGGCCAGTCCTCGGCGCAGCCAGTCCGCCAGCGAGGCCCCCTTGTCG CAGCACACCCTGGAGACATTGCTGGAGGAGATCAAGGCCCTCCGAGAGCGAGTGCAGGCCCAAGAGGAGCGCATCACTGCATTGGAAAACATGCTCTGTGAGCTGGTGGACGGCACGGACTAG
- the Coro6 gene encoding coronin-6 isoform X2, whose translation MSRRVVRQSKFRHVFGQAAKADQAYEDIRVSKVTWDSAFCAVNPKFLAIIVEAGGGGAFIVLPLAKTGRVDKNYPLVTGHTGPVLDIDWCPHNDNVIASASDDTTVMVWQIPDYTPVRNITEPVITLEGHSKRVGILSWHPTARNVLLSAGGDNVIIIWNVGTGEVLLSLDDIHPDVIHSVCWNSNGSLLATTCKDKTLRIIDPRKSQVVAERFAAHEGMRPMRAVFTRLGHIFTTGFTRMSQRELGLWDPNNFEEPVALQEMDTSNGVLLPFYDPDSSIVYLCGKGDSSIRYFEITEEPPFVHYLNTFSSKEPQRGMGFMPKRGLDVSKCEIARFYKLHERKCEPIIMTVPRKSDLFQDDLYPDTPGPEPALEADEWLSGQDAEPVLISLKEGYVPPKHRELRVTKRNILDVRPPASPRRSQSASEAPLSQHTLETLLEEIKALRERVQAQEERITALENMLCELVDGTD comes from the exons ATGAGCCGGCGTGTTGTTCGGCAGAGCAAGTTCCGCCATGTATTTGGTCAGGCAGCAAAGGCTGACCAAGCCTATGAGGACATCCGGGTATCCAAGGTCACATGGGACAGCGCCTTCTGTGCCGTCAACCCCAAATTTCTAGCCATTAttgtggaggctggaggtggaGGTGCCTTCATCGTCCTGCCTCTGGCCAAG ACAGGACGAGTGGATAAGAACTACCCACTGGTCACTGGGCACACTGGCCCTGTGCTGGACATTGACTGGTGCCCACACAATGACAACGTCATCGCCAGTGCCTCAGATGACACCACTGTCATG GTGTGGCAGATTCCAGACTACACCCCTGTGAGAAACATCACAGAACCTGTCATCACACTCGAGGGCCACTCCAAGCGTGTGGGCATCCTATCTTGGCATCCTACTGCCAGGAATGTCCTGCTCAGTGCAG GTGGTGATAATGTGATCATCATCTGGAATGTGGGCACTGGGGAGGTACTGCTGAGCCTGGACGACATACACCCTGACGTCATCCACAGTGTGTGTTGGAACAGCAATGGTAGCTTGCTGGCCACCACATGCAAGGACAAGACCTTGCGCATCATTGACCCCCGGAAGAGTCAAGTGGTTGCG gaGAGGTTTGCAGCCCACGAGGGGATGAGACCCATGAGGGCTGTCTTCACGCGGCTGGGTCATATCTTCACCACGGGATTCACCCGCATGAGCCAGCGAGAGCTAGGCCTGTGGGACCCG AACAATTTCGAAGAGCCAGTGGCCCTGCAGGAGATGGACACAAGCAACGGAGTGTTACTACCATTCTACGATCCTGACTCAAGCATCGTCTACTTGTGTGGCAAG GGTGACAGTAGCATTCGGTACTTTGAAATTACGGAAGAACCACCTTTCGTGCATTATCTGAACACATTTAGCAGCAAAGAACCGCAACGGGGTATGGGTTTCATGCCCAAGCGGGGACTGGATGTCAGCAAATGTGAAATCGCCAG GTTCTACAAGCTGCACGAACGAAAGTGTGAACCCATCATCATGACTGTACCTCGAAAG TCAGACCTGTTCCAGGATGACCTATACCCAGACACGCCTGGCCCCGAGCCTGCCCTGGAAGCTGATGAGTGGCTATCGGGTCAGGATGCAGAACCTGTGCTCATTTCGCTGAAGGAAGGCTACGTTCCTCCCAAACATCGTGAGCTCCGGGTCACCAAACGCAACATCCTAGATGTGCGCCCGCCGGCCAGTCCTCGGCGCAGCCAGTCCGCCAGCGAGGCCCCCTTGTCG CAGCACACCCTGGAGACATTGCTGGAGGAGATCAAGGCCCTCCGAGAGCGAGTGCAGGCCCAAGAGGAGCGCATCACTGCATTGGAAAACATGCTCTGTGAGCTGGTGGACGGCACGGACTAG
- the Coro6 gene encoding coronin-6 isoform X1 has protein sequence MSRRVVRQSKFRHVFGQAAKADQAYEDIRVSKVTWDSAFCAVNPKFLAIIVEAGGGGAFIVLPLAKTGRVDKNYPLVTGHTGPVLDIDWCPHNDNVIASASDDTTVMVWQIPDYTPVRNITEPVITLEGHSKRVGILSWHPTARNVLLSAGGDNVIIIWNVGTGEVLLSLDDIHPDVIHSVCWNSNGSLLATTCKDKTLRIIDPRKSQVVAERFAAHEGMRPMRAVFTRLGHIFTTGFTRMSQRELGLWDPNNFEEPVALQEMDTSNGVLLPFYDPDSSIVYLCGKGDSSIRYFEITEEPPFVHYLNTFSSKEPQRGMGFMPKRGLDVSKCEIARFYKLHERKCEPIIMTVPRKSDLFQDDLYPDTPGPEPALEADEWLSGQDAEPVLISLKEGYVPPKHRELRVTKRNILDVRPPASPRRSQSASEAPLSQQHTLETLLEEIKALRERVQAQEERITALENMLCELVDGTD, from the exons ATGAGCCGGCGTGTTGTTCGGCAGAGCAAGTTCCGCCATGTATTTGGTCAGGCAGCAAAGGCTGACCAAGCCTATGAGGACATCCGGGTATCCAAGGTCACATGGGACAGCGCCTTCTGTGCCGTCAACCCCAAATTTCTAGCCATTAttgtggaggctggaggtggaGGTGCCTTCATCGTCCTGCCTCTGGCCAAG ACAGGACGAGTGGATAAGAACTACCCACTGGTCACTGGGCACACTGGCCCTGTGCTGGACATTGACTGGTGCCCACACAATGACAACGTCATCGCCAGTGCCTCAGATGACACCACTGTCATG GTGTGGCAGATTCCAGACTACACCCCTGTGAGAAACATCACAGAACCTGTCATCACACTCGAGGGCCACTCCAAGCGTGTGGGCATCCTATCTTGGCATCCTACTGCCAGGAATGTCCTGCTCAGTGCAG GTGGTGATAATGTGATCATCATCTGGAATGTGGGCACTGGGGAGGTACTGCTGAGCCTGGACGACATACACCCTGACGTCATCCACAGTGTGTGTTGGAACAGCAATGGTAGCTTGCTGGCCACCACATGCAAGGACAAGACCTTGCGCATCATTGACCCCCGGAAGAGTCAAGTGGTTGCG gaGAGGTTTGCAGCCCACGAGGGGATGAGACCCATGAGGGCTGTCTTCACGCGGCTGGGTCATATCTTCACCACGGGATTCACCCGCATGAGCCAGCGAGAGCTAGGCCTGTGGGACCCG AACAATTTCGAAGAGCCAGTGGCCCTGCAGGAGATGGACACAAGCAACGGAGTGTTACTACCATTCTACGATCCTGACTCAAGCATCGTCTACTTGTGTGGCAAG GGTGACAGTAGCATTCGGTACTTTGAAATTACGGAAGAACCACCTTTCGTGCATTATCTGAACACATTTAGCAGCAAAGAACCGCAACGGGGTATGGGTTTCATGCCCAAGCGGGGACTGGATGTCAGCAAATGTGAAATCGCCAG GTTCTACAAGCTGCACGAACGAAAGTGTGAACCCATCATCATGACTGTACCTCGAAAG TCAGACCTGTTCCAGGATGACCTATACCCAGACACGCCTGGCCCCGAGCCTGCCCTGGAAGCTGATGAGTGGCTATCGGGTCAGGATGCAGAACCTGTGCTCATTTCGCTGAAGGAAGGCTACGTTCCTCCCAAACATCGTGAGCTCCGGGTCACCAAACGCAACATCCTAGATGTGCGCCCGCCGGCCAGTCCTCGGCGCAGCCAGTCCGCCAGCGAGGCCCCCTTGTCG CAGCAGCACACCCTGGAGACATTGCTGGAGGAGATCAAGGCCCTCCGAGAGCGAGTGCAGGCCCAAGAGGAGCGCATCACTGCATTGGAAAACATGCTCTGTGAGCTGGTGGACGGCACGGACTAG
- the Coro6 gene encoding coronin-6 isoform X3: MSRRVVRQSKFRHVFGQAAKADQAYEDIRVSKVTWDSAFCAVNPKFLAIIVEAGGGGAFIVLPLAKTGRVDKNYPLVTGHTGPVLDIDWCPHNDNVIASASDDTTVMVWQIPDYTPVRNITEPVITLEGHSKRVGILSWHPTARNVLLSAGGDNVIIIWNVGTGEVLLSLDDIHPDVIHSVCWNSNGSLLATTCKDKTLRIIDPRKSQVVANNFEEPVALQEMDTSNGVLLPFYDPDSSIVYLCGKGDSSIRYFEITEEPPFVHYLNTFSSKEPQRGMGFMPKRGLDVSKCEIARFYKLHERKCEPIIMTVPRKSDLFQDDLYPDTPGPEPALEADEWLSGQDAEPVLISLKEGYVPPKHRELRVTKRNILDVRPPASPRRSQSASEAPLSQQHTLETLLEEIKALRERVQAQEERITALENMLCELVDGTD, from the exons ATGAGCCGGCGTGTTGTTCGGCAGAGCAAGTTCCGCCATGTATTTGGTCAGGCAGCAAAGGCTGACCAAGCCTATGAGGACATCCGGGTATCCAAGGTCACATGGGACAGCGCCTTCTGTGCCGTCAACCCCAAATTTCTAGCCATTAttgtggaggctggaggtggaGGTGCCTTCATCGTCCTGCCTCTGGCCAAG ACAGGACGAGTGGATAAGAACTACCCACTGGTCACTGGGCACACTGGCCCTGTGCTGGACATTGACTGGTGCCCACACAATGACAACGTCATCGCCAGTGCCTCAGATGACACCACTGTCATG GTGTGGCAGATTCCAGACTACACCCCTGTGAGAAACATCACAGAACCTGTCATCACACTCGAGGGCCACTCCAAGCGTGTGGGCATCCTATCTTGGCATCCTACTGCCAGGAATGTCCTGCTCAGTGCAG GTGGTGATAATGTGATCATCATCTGGAATGTGGGCACTGGGGAGGTACTGCTGAGCCTGGACGACATACACCCTGACGTCATCCACAGTGTGTGTTGGAACAGCAATGGTAGCTTGCTGGCCACCACATGCAAGGACAAGACCTTGCGCATCATTGACCCCCGGAAGAGTCAAGTGGTTGCG AACAATTTCGAAGAGCCAGTGGCCCTGCAGGAGATGGACACAAGCAACGGAGTGTTACTACCATTCTACGATCCTGACTCAAGCATCGTCTACTTGTGTGGCAAG GGTGACAGTAGCATTCGGTACTTTGAAATTACGGAAGAACCACCTTTCGTGCATTATCTGAACACATTTAGCAGCAAAGAACCGCAACGGGGTATGGGTTTCATGCCCAAGCGGGGACTGGATGTCAGCAAATGTGAAATCGCCAG GTTCTACAAGCTGCACGAACGAAAGTGTGAACCCATCATCATGACTGTACCTCGAAAG TCAGACCTGTTCCAGGATGACCTATACCCAGACACGCCTGGCCCCGAGCCTGCCCTGGAAGCTGATGAGTGGCTATCGGGTCAGGATGCAGAACCTGTGCTCATTTCGCTGAAGGAAGGCTACGTTCCTCCCAAACATCGTGAGCTCCGGGTCACCAAACGCAACATCCTAGATGTGCGCCCGCCGGCCAGTCCTCGGCGCAGCCAGTCCGCCAGCGAGGCCCCCTTGTCG CAGCAGCACACCCTGGAGACATTGCTGGAGGAGATCAAGGCCCTCCGAGAGCGAGTGCAGGCCCAAGAGGAGCGCATCACTGCATTGGAAAACATGCTCTGTGAGCTGGTGGACGGCACGGACTAG